GAGCTGCAACGCATTTTTAATGCCTGCGCGGCTCTCCACCGCCCACCTATTTTAAGGCCGACTATGAACATGCTTGTGATACCCGCCCCGCGACCGGCAGATGCTGCCGAGCCGCCGGTAAAGAACACCTTTTTCTGGCCTGATGTGGATTTGCAGCAGCTGCGCGACACGCTGCGTTATGAGGGTACCGTGACCGCGCAGCGCCTGCGCCTTGCGGTGAAAACGGCGATTTCAGAAGTGAACGCCGAGCTGTACGACTGGCGGGCCGAGCAGATGGCGGCGGGCTTTAAAGCCCTGCCTGACGTCCCGGCGGAAAGCTTTGACGGCGAAAGTGAAAAGGTTGCGCACTACTTCGCCGCCGTTTCGGCCATTACCGCCGCAACTATCGTCGAGCGCTATCGCGGCTATGACGCCAGCGGCAAGAAAGGGGCTGAAGTTGAGGCGAGCGCGGATGAATACTGGCGCGACGCCCGTTTCAGTATCAGCCGCATTGCCGGGCGTTCCGGCTGCATTGTGAGCCTGCTGTGATTATTTACGCGCAGCAGGGCGACACCGTGGATCAGATTTGCTGGCGCTGGTACGGGCGCACGCAGCAGGCCGTCGAACTGGTCTATGCCGCCAATCCGGGGCTGGCTGAAAGC
This genomic window from Erwinia sp. E_sp_B01_1 contains:
- a CDS encoding head completion/stabilization protein, with the translated sequence MNMLVIPAPRPADAAEPPVKNTFFWPDVDLQQLRDTLRYEGTVTAQRLRLAVKTAISEVNAELYDWRAEQMAAGFKALPDVPAESFDGESEKVAHYFAAVSAITAATIVERYRGYDASGKKGAEVEASADEYWRDARFSISRIAGRSGCIVSLL
- a CDS encoding tail protein X, with the translated sequence MIIYAQQGDTVDQICWRWYGRTQQAVELVYAANPGLAESGPVLMHGCEVTLPDLPATSADETVNLWD